A region from the Carboxydothermus pertinax genome encodes:
- the pseC gene encoding UDP-4-amino-4,6-dideoxy-N-acetyl-beta-L-altrosamine transaminase — protein MSNIMPYSRQLIEDDDIQAVLKVLKSDYLTQGPEIAAFEKELAEYTGARYAVLFSSGTAALHGAYFAAGLKAGEEVITTPNTFAATANAALYLGGRPVFADIELKTGNINLDLIEEKITTKTKILTVVDYSGYPVDMDRARDIAKKYGLVLVEDACHSLGAYYKSKKIGTLADMTILSFHPVKSITTGEGGAVLTDNEEYYHKLLLFRQHGISKENFINEAHGTWYYEMQLLGYNYRMSDIQAALGRSQLKKLDRFIARRREIISFYQEFFSDNEYFDFTVEEEGYFSSWHLFPIRLKEHLITKKRKIFEALRAQGLWVQVHYIPVYWLPFYQSLGYPKGICPNAEKFYESEISIPVYQAMTLEDARKVASILLEVLQNV, from the coding sequence CTTATTGAAGATGATGACATACAAGCAGTATTAAAGGTTTTAAAATCCGACTATTTAACCCAAGGGCCGGAAATTGCGGCTTTTGAAAAAGAACTTGCTGAATATACAGGGGCTCGGTATGCGGTACTATTTTCTTCAGGAACAGCAGCATTGCATGGAGCATATTTTGCTGCTGGCCTAAAAGCAGGAGAGGAAGTAATTACTACTCCAAATACTTTTGCTGCAACCGCCAATGCTGCTCTTTACCTTGGAGGCCGGCCGGTATTTGCTGATATTGAGTTAAAGACGGGAAATATAAATTTAGATCTTATTGAAGAAAAAATAACTACCAAAACAAAGATATTAACGGTGGTAGATTATTCGGGATATCCAGTTGATATGGATAGAGCTCGGGATATAGCGAAAAAATATGGTTTAGTATTGGTTGAAGATGCCTGTCATTCCTTAGGAGCGTATTATAAAAGCAAAAAAATAGGTACTCTTGCTGATATGACTATTTTAAGTTTTCATCCTGTAAAGTCTATTACCACAGGTGAAGGCGGTGCTGTTTTAACCGATAATGAGGAGTATTATCACAAACTATTGCTTTTTCGACAACATGGAATAAGCAAGGAAAATTTTATCAATGAAGCCCATGGTACATGGTATTATGAGATGCAGCTTTTAGGATACAATTACCGGATGTCTGATATTCAAGCGGCACTGGGACGTTCCCAGCTTAAAAAATTGGATCGTTTTATTGCCCGAAGAAGGGAAATAATTTCTTTCTATCAAGAATTTTTCAGTGATAATGAGTATTTTGATTTTACTGTTGAGGAAGAAGGATATTTTTCCAGTTGGCACTTATTCCCGATACGTTTGAAAGAACACTTAATTACCAAAAAACGAAAAATCTTTGAAGCACTTAGAGCCCAGGGATTATGGGTACAGGTTCATTACATCCCAGTCTACTGGCTTCCTTTTTATCAGTCTCTTGGATACCCAAAAGGAATATGCCCAAATGCTGAGAAATTTTATGAAAGTGAAATTAGTATACCAGTTTATCAAGCGATGACTTTAGAGGATGCTCGTAAAGTTGCTTCTATTTTGCTGGAAGTGTTGCAAAATGTCTAA
- a CDS encoding cytidylyltransferase domain-containing protein: protein MSKKIGVIIQARTGSTRLPEKVLLDLPYGSRIPVLQQVVSRCRRSKYASEIIVATTNNPSDDRIVELVKRLKVKIFRGSENDVLERYYQAAKKYRLDVVVRITADCPCVDAEIIDLVLEKHLNSGADYTSNTLERTFPHGIDVEVIEFRALEIAHYECKNPKMREHVTMYIYSNPQQFRCENVKAPAELTLPELRITLDDRRDYILLCSIYDYLYDTHSNFSWRQIIELVRQKPWLMEINKDVRQKRVFSSIKEEIIEAIRYLKLQEFTGVAEILESLADKYGK, encoded by the coding sequence ATGTCTAAAAAAATAGGGGTTATTATTCAGGCAAGAACAGGTTCAACGAGGCTTCCGGAGAAGGTTTTGTTAGATTTACCGTATGGATCAAGAATTCCTGTGTTACAGCAAGTGGTTAGTAGATGTAGGCGGAGTAAATATGCAAGTGAGATAATTGTAGCAACAACTAATAACCCGTCGGATGATAGAATTGTTGAGTTAGTTAAAAGACTAAAAGTGAAAATTTTTCGTGGCAGTGAAAATGATGTTCTTGAGAGATATTACCAAGCAGCTAAAAAATACAGGTTGGATGTAGTGGTGCGAATAACAGCAGATTGTCCTTGTGTGGATGCAGAAATAATTGACCTCGTGCTTGAAAAGCACCTTAACTCTGGAGCAGATTACACTTCAAATACTTTAGAGCGAACTTTTCCCCATGGTATTGATGTTGAAGTTATTGAGTTTCGAGCACTAGAGATTGCACATTATGAGTGCAAAAACCCAAAAATGCGTGAACATGTAACAATGTATATTTATTCTAATCCCCAGCAGTTTAGATGTGAAAATGTCAAAGCGCCAGCAGAATTAACTTTACCGGAATTAAGAATTACCTTAGACGACCGAAGAGATTATATCTTATTGTGTTCCATTTATGACTATTTATATGATACTCATAGTAACTTTAGCTGGAGGCAAATAATTGAGCTTGTTCGCCAAAAACCGTGGCTTATGGAAATAAATAAGGATGTCCGGCAAAAAAGAGTTTTTTCATCCATAAAAGAAGAGATTATTGAGGCAATACGGTATTTAAAACTTCAAGAATTTACGGGTGTTGCAGAGATTCTTGAATCTCTGGCGGATAAATATGGAAAATAA
- the pseG gene encoding UDP-2,4-diacetamido-2,4,6-trideoxy-beta-L-altropyranose hydrolase: protein MENKNACIITEHGADIGMGHLIRCFALAEALIYFKVNPIFILNKPFAFTNSKFRHLTYKDEDNLLDILLTKFSQETIIIIDSYLLSQDFYNKVFRYFPKLVSIDDYERIDYPGGAVVNPAIYADELYKKRKESIQYYLGSKYALLRPQFWNLPQKSYPLEAKEILIILGGTDIRGLTLPILTYLDNNISAKKINVVVTDAYPQKKEIKEYIENNNGRRNNLLLHLNPDNMAEIMWRADLAITAGGQTTYELAATGTPAIGICVAGNQKLNVQYLSAKGILLNAGDYCTQNLEDKVLKCIIDLENNFVLRKEMGQKAQTMVNAKGAIKLVNDLLKWGKTYV from the coding sequence ATGGAAAATAAAAATGCTTGCATAATAACTGAACATGGCGCAGATATTGGAATGGGCCATTTAATACGCTGTTTTGCCTTGGCAGAGGCACTAATATATTTTAAGGTAAATCCTATATTTATTTTAAATAAGCCTTTTGCTTTTACAAATTCAAAATTTAGGCATTTAACTTATAAAGATGAAGATAATTTACTAGATATTTTGCTAACCAAATTTAGCCAAGAAACGATAATTATCATTGATTCTTATCTATTGTCCCAGGATTTTTACAACAAGGTTTTCCGGTATTTTCCTAAGTTAGTGAGTATCGATGACTACGAACGAATAGACTATCCGGGAGGAGCTGTTGTAAATCCAGCAATTTATGCCGATGAACTCTATAAAAAAAGAAAGGAATCGATTCAATATTATCTTGGAAGCAAATATGCTCTTTTACGACCACAATTTTGGAATTTACCGCAAAAAAGTTATCCGCTAGAAGCAAAAGAAATTTTAATAATTTTAGGAGGTACAGATATACGAGGTTTAACCTTACCAATCTTAACATATCTGGATAATAATATTTCAGCTAAAAAGATAAATGTTGTGGTAACTGATGCTTATCCACAAAAAAAGGAAATAAAAGAATATATTGAAAATAATAATGGACGACGCAATAACTTACTGCTACACCTAAACCCCGATAACATGGCGGAGATAATGTGGCGCGCGGATCTGGCAATTACTGCAGGGGGGCAAACAACATATGAGCTTGCAGCAACAGGTACGCCTGCTATTGGGATATGTGTGGCTGGTAACCAGAAGCTAAACGTTCAATATCTTTCTGCGAAAGGAATTTTATTAAATGCAGGGGATTATTGTACCCAAAACTTAGAAGATAAAGTTTTAAAATGTATTATTGACCTTGAAAATAATTTTGTACTTCGAAAAGAGATGGGGCAAAAAGCACAAACAATGGTAAATGCTAAAGGAGCAATAAAACTCGTCAATGATCTTTTAAAGTGGGGAAAAACCTATGTCTAA
- the pseH gene encoding UDP-4-amino-4,6-dideoxy-N-acetyl-beta-L-altrosamine N-acetyltransferase, with translation MSKIRFKSFLELTLEEKKLVLNWRNSDTLRKNMINDHIISFEEHLRWLEKLRERNDLKYWLVYLDDKPIGVLNLQKIDYEKKQAEWGIYIGPEEMRGKGYGKLLLFALLKHYFDEMKFKTLITKVLEDNKIAINLYNKFGFKSYSNEKINNKRYILMLFTAEDWEREKERLKREAGENR, from the coding sequence ATGTCTAAGATACGCTTTAAATCTTTTTTAGAGTTAACTCTTGAAGAAAAAAAATTGGTACTAAATTGGCGAAATAGCGATACCTTAAGAAAAAATATGATAAATGACCATATAATATCGTTTGAAGAACATTTGAGATGGCTGGAGAAATTAAGAGAAAGAAATGATCTAAAGTACTGGTTGGTTTACCTTGATGATAAACCGATAGGCGTATTAAATTTGCAAAAAATAGATTATGAAAAAAAACAAGCAGAATGGGGTATTTATATTGGCCCGGAAGAAATGCGTGGCAAGGGGTATGGTAAACTTCTTTTATTTGCTTTATTAAAACATTATTTTGACGAAATGAAATTTAAAACGCTAATCACAAAAGTATTAGAAGATAACAAGATTGCTATTAATTTGTATAATAAGTTTGGTTTTAAAAGTTATTCTAATGAGAAGATAAATAATAAAAGATATATCCTGATGCTTTTTACAGCAGAAGATTGGGAAAGAGAAAAGGAGAGGCTTAAACGTGAAGCAGGTGAAAATAGGTGA
- the pseI gene encoding pseudaminic acid synthase, whose amino-acid sequence MKQVKIGDFEINSKSKTFIIAELSANHLQNFDLAVKTVEAAAKAGADAIKLQTYTPDTITLKCDNDYFKIKQGTIWDGKTLYDLYQEAYTPWEWHYKLKEVAEENGLIFFSTPFDPSAVDFLEKLAVPAYKIASFEITDIPLIEYTASKGKPVIISTGIATLADIEEAVQACRRCGNEQIILLKCTSAYPAQVEEANLLTIPNIVETFDVIAGLSDHTMGVAVPIAAVALGAKVIEKHFILDRKLGGPDSAFSLEPEEFAFMVQSVREAEKALGKVSYELSEKTKKSREFARSLFVVKDIKAGEVFTSENIKSIRPGYGLHPKYLKDILGKKATKDLKAGTPLQWDFIDK is encoded by the coding sequence GTGAAGCAGGTGAAAATAGGTGATTTTGAAATAAATTCAAAATCGAAAACGTTTATAATAGCGGAATTATCAGCAAATCATCTTCAGAATTTTGATTTGGCAGTTAAAACTGTAGAAGCTGCAGCTAAAGCAGGTGCCGATGCAATAAAGCTTCAAACCTATACACCTGATACAATAACCCTTAAATGTGATAATGATTATTTTAAAATAAAACAAGGAACCATCTGGGATGGCAAAACTCTTTACGATTTATATCAGGAAGCATATACGCCCTGGGAATGGCACTATAAGTTAAAAGAAGTTGCAGAGGAGAATGGGTTAATATTTTTCTCAACTCCCTTTGATCCTTCAGCTGTAGATTTTTTGGAGAAATTGGCAGTACCTGCGTATAAAATAGCATCTTTTGAAATAACTGATATTCCGTTAATTGAATATACAGCATCCAAAGGAAAACCGGTAATAATATCTACAGGAATAGCTACCCTTGCGGATATAGAAGAAGCTGTCCAAGCCTGTCGACGTTGTGGAAATGAGCAGATAATTTTATTGAAGTGTACCAGTGCTTACCCTGCTCAAGTAGAAGAAGCTAATTTATTAACAATACCCAATATTGTTGAAACCTTTGATGTAATTGCAGGGCTTTCGGATCATACGATGGGAGTGGCAGTACCGATTGCAGCAGTTGCCTTAGGAGCAAAAGTAATTGAGAAACATTTTATTTTAGATAGAAAATTAGGTGGTCCTGATTCCGCTTTTTCTTTGGAGCCTGAAGAATTTGCTTTTATGGTTCAATCGGTACGAGAAGCAGAAAAAGCGCTTGGGAAAGTATCCTATGAACTTTCGGAAAAGACCAAAAAGAGTAGGGAGTTTGCCCGATCGTTATTTGTTGTAAAAGATATAAAAGCGGGTGAAGTATTTACAAGTGAAAATATAAAATCAATAAGACCAGGATATGGTTTACATCCAAAGTATTTAAAAGATATTTTAGGAAAGAAAGCAACGAAAGATTTAAAAGCTGGAACACCTTTACAGTGGGATTTTATAGATAAATAA